The window GATTTGAGAGCTGGCTCAGTTGGGTCGGGAGCTGCTCCAGAGACAGCAGTCGAGTGTTCAATGCTTCTGGCTGCAGCTGATCCACCTTTCCCTTGATTTCCTTGAGCGTAGGAATCTCCCTAGCTAAAGACTCCCGCAGAGCGTCCACCTGCCCCCGCACTTCGCCAATAGAAGGGTACAGCTCCTCCATGGCGTGAACCATGCTTTTGACAACGCTCTCAGTGGTGAGACTGTTGTACCGCAGTTCCAGGGACCGAGTACTACTATACAGTGTCTCAAGAGTGTCCTTGGACTCCGACATAGTCTGCTCGAGAGCGGAGAATTTTTTAATTTTGGGCACCACCTGTTCCTGGACATATCGAAAGAACGGCATATAGTGGCTATCTCGAAGCGTGTGTAGGTCACCGGAAAAACGTTTCATGGCTGTGCCCAGTTCCTGAACCTTCTGGTCCATGCCCCAGAAGTCTGCTGGATTGACTGCAGGTCTATTCTCAAGCCGGTCTAGACGCTGGCGTTGTTCCAACGCCTCGGCATTGATTTGACCATGCACACTTTCCATCCGGGAGACTTGCTCACCCAGCTTGCGCGAGACCAAATCCTCCAGTTTCTCCATATCATGCTCTTGGAGATTCTTTGTGACTTCGGAAACTTGAATTGCTTGAGAGTTGAActtctcttccatctccctGACCCGGGATTTCAAGGGGGAAAATTGTTGAGTGAGATGTTCTGAGGCCCATGACGAGGATAAGGCGCCGGGAGGAGGGTTGCTCTTGAGCTCTTCCAGTTGGAGAGCAAACCCAGACATCTTGTCCTCTATCATGCCCATGACGGCAGGGTCGACTTCACTATTTGTGTGTGTTGAGCCAGTTCCAGTTGGTTCTTGACGGAGCTGAACTTCATTCATCGTAGATTCCAGACCTTTGATTTGCCCTTCCAGTGCTGCGATCTTCCCTTCAAATTTTGGCACGTTTAACAGGTTGACTTTGGCGCGCATGAGACGGCTGTTCTGTTCATTCAACGACCGCTCAAAACGATCGACCCACTCCTGAAAGTCATCCTGAGTGACAGCCTTGGTGTCGCTAGAGCTTAATTGCTGCGTCGGAGCAGCCTTGAGTAGCTTAATCTCAGACTCTAGCTTTGCTAGTCTCGCATCACTCTCGGAAGGAGCATTTGCTTGCGTCCATTTGGCTACGAGGTTCTCTTCCAGTTGCTGATACAGGGATTGTTGCTTATTGAGTTCCATGTCAATCCGTGCCAACTCGGAAACCTGCACCTCTTTGCTTTGCTGGTAGTATTCGATAGTTGACGAAAAATTTGAGTTGCTCAGTGCCTGCTGCAGATACCTCTCAGTATAGGCGAGTTCCTTCGTCACATTGTCCCTGTCTGTCTTGATTTGGTTCAATTTGATCGCGATTTGGATCATATCTGATGTGTTTCGAATAAAGGTGTCGTTCGTGGCACTCGACCTCTCGGCAGGACCCGTTTGAAGGGCAGGGACAACGACATTGTTGAGTTCAGGAcgtggagaagaagcagctgaGTCGATTAGATCTTGGACTGCGCGCTGTGTTGCATTTGAGTTTGCAGAGGTGTCAACCACTAGTCGATTTCGGCGGATTGCAAGTCGAGGATCTCTGGAAGTAGTGTGTTGGGGAGCAGAGGGGGAAATAGGTGTCGAAGCCGGGGAATTAGAGCTTGAGATACCAGCCTTCGTCGTTTCGGTCATCGTTCCAGGCTCGGAGAATGAATCGCGAGATGTTCATGATACTCGCAAAGATGTAGCGAAACACTCTCGTCCCACAGCCCCAAAGTGCAGGGTTTCCCGGTAGCGACAGAGTTTCAGACAGTCATCGAGGTGTATCAGGGAAGGATTCAGAAGCCGCTTGTATGGGCCCAGTCGAGCTCGACAAAGGCGTGAGTGAGTGACGCATGTGACTTTTGAAATCGTATCAGAGACCGTGTCGATCAAGAAACATGGCGAGTCAAGGTAGGGAGACAGGAAAGTTTGGTGGAATGAGAAGAGAGAGTAGGGGAGTGAAAAAAAGGAGAGGGAGTAAAGAAAATGAAATCAATGAAACGCGGATTAACGCGGACTGGGGAAAGGGACTATGTAttctgccgggcggtgaACCAGCCGCTTTCTTTCGCCCTGCGCTACTTGCTGTTTtgacctttcttctcttccccccaaACACTCCCTTCGTGAGAGCTCCATCTTGCTCTGGAAGATCACAATGGCTGCAGTAAGTGCCGACAATGGATATATTGCCGTGAGATTGCTGACTTTATCCAGCCAATTTCCACCGTCGCGGAGAGCAAGGAGCTCCGCGGTCTGAACCTCATCGCCGCCCACTCACATATCAGAGGTCTCGGTGTCGATCTCGACTCCCTACAGCCTCGGGCATCCTCTCAGggcctcgtcggccaggAGAAGGCgcgcaaggccgccgccgtgATCCTGCAGATGGTGAAGGAAGGCAAAATCGCCGGGCGCGCAGTTTTGATCGCAGGGCCCCCCAGCACCGGCAAAACAGCCATCGCAATGGGCATGGCACAATCGCTAGGATCGGATGTGCCGTTTACCATGCTTGCCTCCTCGGAAATCTTCTCAATGGAGATGTCGAAGACTGAGGCTCTCACCCAAGCATTCCGGAAATCGATCGGCGTGCGAATCAAAGAAGAGagcgagatcatcgagggTGAAGTGGTGGAGATTCAGATTGACCGCAGCGTGACTGGGGTATGTCAACTTTCGTTCTGCGCGACGGGCAAATCTTCGGAGACTGACTAGTACAGGGCAACAAACAAGGAAAGCTCACAATCAAGACCACCGATATGGAAACGATTTACGATATGGGAACCAAGATGATCGACTCAATGACTAAGGAGCGGGTGATGGCGGGAGACGTGATCTCGATTGACAAGTCCTCGGGCAAGATCACCAAGCTCGGTCGATCGTACGCTCGCTCGCGAGACTACGACGCGATGGGCGCCGATACCAAGTTCGTCCAATGCCCCGAGGGCGAGTTGCAGGTTCGCAAGGAGATCGTCCACACTGTCAGCCTCCACGAGATCGACGTGATCAATTCCCGGTCACAAGGCTTTTTGGCTCTGTTCTCCGGCGACACCGGCGAGATTCGCAGCGAGGTCCGGGATCAGATCAACACCAAGGTGGCagagtggaaggaagaaggcaAGGCCGAGATCATTCCCGGTGTCTTGTTTATCGATGAGGTGCACATGCTCGACATTGAGTGTTTCTCCTACGTCAACCGCGCTCTGGAGGCTGAACTGGCGCCCATcgtcatcatggccagcaacCGGGGCCAGGCGCGGATCCGCGGCACCACCTACACCTCGCCTCACGGGTTACCGCTTGACTTTTTGGACCGGGTTGTGATTGTGAGCACGCAGCCGTACTCGGCCGATGAGATCCGTCAGATCCTGGCCATCCGGGCccaggaggaggaaatcGACGTGTCGCCCGACGCTCTGGCGCTCCTGACCAAGATCGGCGAAGAGTCGAACCTCCGCTACGCCAgcaacatcatcaccacgtCGCACCTCCTCAGCCAGAAGCGTAGGGCCAAGGAGGTCAGCGTCGACGACGTCCAACGTAGCTTCCGGTTGTTCTACGACCCGGGGCGCAGCGTCAAGTTCATCAGTGACTATGAGCAGCGGTTTATTGGCGACCAAGGGGCCGTGACGTTCTCGGCGGCCACCAACGGGGATGCGATGGAGCTTTCGTAATATTAGACGCATCTTGTGGAGAATCTTCGGGTTGGATTGACAAAAActgttgtttctttttttccttgcttttcttgttccaCATCACACGATGTATGATAGGACTACTGGCGCTTGATTTTGGTTTGTGGGCTCAATTCACTCAATTCCTGTGTTTAACGATCATTAAATATTCTTATCTGTGCTGACTGCCCTTGTAGCGCCGTGGAGCACCTCAATCGATTAATCTAACCATATCAGGGATTAGTTCCTCTCACCCTCGACTTCCTTGTCATCATTCCACTCCCGACCTCCAACAGACGACCATGGACGACTACAGCACCAAGGAGGCAGTGCTCCAACTGGGCATTCTAGATCCCATAGTGGCAGAGGTACGGATGAGTCTGCTTTTCTTGAGCGCACCTTTTTAACAAGTGAAATAGATCCTCAAAGCCTCACCAATCACCCCAATCGACTATGACACCGTCACAGTTGAGCAGATGCGACAAGGCCTGGATGTATTCGAGCAGACAAGCTACGACGCCTGCCCGACGCATGGGACGCAGGAGTCGACAATGACCATCCCCATGCGCGACGGGTATGAAAGCGAGCTCCGCGTGATCCAGCCTCCCTCCCGACCAGCCTCAGGCACTCCACTTGTGGTGCTATTGTACGGCGGCGGGTTTTTCCTAGGCACGACCTTGCAGTTCGTTCCCTGGGGCCGAGCCGTAGCAGCTCTGCACGGTGCCACGGTAGTTCTGCCCTCGTATCGTCTGGCGCCGGAGCACAAATTCCCGATTGGCGCTCACGACGTCTCCGACACGATGAAGTGGCTCGCCGCGAATGCGACCTCGTTGGGAGCCGACCTCTCCCAGGGCTTCGTGCTGGCCGGCGGGTCTGCAGGCGGAAACTTGGCTATTGTTGCGGCGCACCGCGCAGTCAAGGAACAGCTGTCGCCGCCATTGACGGGACTGTTTGCCTGTTTGCCTGTCTGCATGAGTGAGCACAATGTGCCAGAGAAGTACAAGCACCTGTGGCTTTCGCGAGAACAGAATGCTCTCGGCCCGAACTGCACGCTCAAGGATATTGAGGTCCAAGGGCAACTGCTGGAGCAGGACGAGCTGTCGGAGGATTGGTCGCCATTCAATTCCGATGCCTCGTTTGCAGCGATGCCACCAACGTATGTCCAGGTGTGCGGCAAGGATACATTGCGAGATGATGGGTTGATATATGAAAAGGTGCTGAGGGACCATGGAGTCCGGACCAAACTGGATGTGTATCCGGGCATGCCGCATGGCTTTTTCATGGCCTGGGCACAACTGACACAATCGCTCAAGGCGAACGTCGATGCCATTGCAGGCATTGGTTGGCTATTGGGGAAGGACGTGGATAGGAATGAGGTTGAGCGAGTATGGAATCTAAAGAAGCCGATATACAAATAGatgtttttttgtttgtttattAGAGCCAATTATACAAAATCAACGGTGGCACTCCATGGCCCCGTGTCCCCAACTCTGTGGAACTCAACGCCTTCGCCGAAGTAGCCTGCACTCGTCCACGACTGCATCATGGCGCTATCGTAGGGCCCATGagcatcgccgccgtcgcgTGCATCAGCCCAGCGGTACTCCCACATCGCGGGTGCTTGCTGTGCTTCATCCCCGGCTACTGCTGAAGGAGAATCAACCCATTCTTCACCCGTCTCGTTGCGGTATTGCCGGGTCAGAAGCTCGCGCTCGGTGTCGTAGATATCCGCTTGGCCTCTGCTCATCAAGATGTCGGCGGCACCGGTGATATCATCGATGGCCTTTTTCCGAGCGGCCGCGTTTGGATCTTCATCTGTCATTTCGACGTCTTCGGTGCCACCATTGGCAggtttcctcttcttcttggcctgccATTTCGGCTTCCGGGGTAGACCTTTGCCGAGTCGAGCCAGTGACTCCAATATTGTCTCGCCACGCTCGAGATGAGTGATGATTGTCTTCAAAATTTCGGATGTCAACAAGCTGTCGTCCATACGGTCTTTCTCCTTCCGTTCTGCCTCGCGTTTTTCGGCCGCCTCTTTGGCCTTGCGGATTTCCTTATTCGACACCCCCTCCATCCATGAATCGTAGACGGCATCAGGGTCTGCTGCTTTGCGCACAAAGTTTCCCGTTTCGTCGAACCGGCCCTCTTCCTGCTCCGAGCGCATATTGAACGCATCCAGTAGAGGCGCatgtttcttcttcgcgccGGCCCCAAGCTCCTTgtcaatctcctcgtcgactTGTGCGCGTTCATCCTCTCCCACTTCACTTTCACTgtccccttcttcctcgtcaatCTCATCCGCACCTTTGCTCAAATCGGCATGTaatgcgccgccgcccttcGAGGATGCGACCTGTCCCTCAATCTCGTCATCTCGCAGAAAGCGAACCGACTTCTTGTTTTTGCGCAATGCTTCGTCGGCGTCAATCTCCTCTGCGCCAAAATCTTCTTGTAGCTCCGCAAAcatgtcatcatcgtctgCGTCGTGTTTGGCCCGGCTGCGCTTGGCTTTTTCCTCGATCCGCGCCGAAAAGCCCTCATTCTCGCTGTCGGAATCGTAGCCGTCGAGGTTGATCGCTTTTCGACGCACTTGCTGGCCACGGCGACCGATCTCGTCGGCGTCTAGTGTGGGGTCGTCGTCGAGCGCGTCGGGTGCTAGCGCCGAGGGATTGCGAAGATCGAAGCGTGGTTTCTTGCTCCCTGATGGgccgtcctcttcgtcgccatGGTGAGAGCGTGTGAAATCCTCCCCTGCCCGCTTGGGGCGCGGAAGTGAGCTTGCCATGGCTGGGGGGAGTGAGGGATGTGTTGTAGCAATAAGAAAGTCCGACAGTGTTCTGCATCCGGGGTCGGACCGGAAAATCATGGCGGCGCCAACTTGCGTCACCGGCAACAGCTGACCACCATCTCTGCCCTTGCCACACCTTTCTTTCCACTTCCCTGTCCATAGCATCTACCATGGTGAGTGTGGCCTGGCTTTGTTTGATTCATGAATCTTGCTAACGGCTCAGTTCCGACCGGATTACTGGGGCGACGACCCGATGGACGGCGTCATGGGCGCGGCGGGCATGCTCCGTCCCGGTGCTGCAGCTCGACGCTTCGACGAATACTACCGCTGCTACCCCGTGGCCATGCTGCCCGGCCccgagagagagaatgtCAACCACGGTGGCAAGGTCATCATGCCGCCGAGTGCATTGGATAAGCTGACCCGACTACACATCACCTATCCGATGCTGTTCGAGCTCCATAATGGCGCGAAGGAGAGAATGACACATGCGGGTGTTTTGGAATTTAtcgcggaggagggaaagaTCTATCTGCCTTTCTGGGTCAGTTACAATCTAACCGGTCGGGCCATCGGCGCTGATATTCATCCTTCTACAGCTCATGCAAACCCTACTGCTCGAGCCCGGtgatctgctccagatcaAGTCGACGGATCTGCCAC of the Penicillium psychrofluorescens genome assembly, chromosome: 1 genome contains:
- a CDS encoding uncharacterized protein (ID:PFLUO_000191-T1.cds;~source:funannotate), which codes for MTETTKAGISSSNSPASTPISPSAPQHTTSRDPRLAIRRNRLVVDTSANSNATQRAVQDLIDSAASSPRPELNNVVVPALQTGPAERSSATNDTFIRNTSDMIQIAIKLNQIKTDRDNVTKELAYTERYLQQALSNSNFSSTIEYYQQSKEVQVSELARIDMELNKQQSLYQQLEENLVAKWTQANAPSESDARLAKLESEIKLLKAAPTQQLSSSDTKAVTQDDFQEWVDRFERSLNEQNSRLMRAKVNLLNVPKFEGKIAALEGQIKGLESTMNEVQLRQEPTGTGSTHTNSEVDPAVMGMIEDKMSGFALQLEELKSNPPPGALSSSWASEHLTQQFSPLKSRVREMEEKFNSQAIQVSEVTKNLQEHDMEKLEDLVSRKLGEQVSRMESVHGQINAEALEQRQRLDRLENRPAVNPADFWGMDQKVQELGTAMKRFSGDLHTLRDSHYMPFFRYVQEQVVPKIKKFSALEQTMSESKDTLETLYSSTRSLELRYNSLTTESVVKSMVHAMEELYPSIGEVRGQVDALRESLAREIPTLKEIKGKVDQLQPEALNTRLLSLEQLPTQLSQLSNQVAEVTQGKLKEHIRALQEINKLQNQHQSLVGALAELDEKAAKTEADLHKQTNSIVPAFETLKTDFEVTQKQVEALEKSRSETADLLGKVDDLQKSTSDFGNDIQQVSGLVNRTTDRLNSLPYVEITYVDRELAKIKQALKNINDKGKESVPAQSNVPRNALPKPPPAKPLLPSQDSQNNSRHVSQEDTGSSNVAATSENSPAEALKQKKKKKNKNKRPGEPTEDQPHSAPSSQINNLSPAPSSSMEESMSQKQKKNGRKRRKLEGVIQS
- a CDS encoding uncharacterized protein (ID:PFLUO_000192-T1.cds;~source:funannotate), whose amino-acid sequence is MAAPISTVAESKELRGLNLIAAHSHIRGLGVDLDSLQPRASSQGLVGQEKARKAAAVILQMVKEGKIAGRAVLIAGPPSTGKTAIAMGMAQSLGSDVPFTMLASSEIFSMEMSKTEALTQAFRKSIGVRIKEESEIIEGEVVEIQIDRSVTGGNKQGKLTIKTTDMETIYDMGTKMIDSMTKERVMAGDVISIDKSSGKITKLGRSYARSRDYDAMGADTKFVQCPEGELQVRKEIVHTVSLHEIDVINSRSQGFLALFSGDTGEIRSEVRDQINTKVAEWKEEGKAEIIPGVLFIDEVHMLDIECFSYVNRALEAELAPIVIMASNRGQARIRGTTYTSPHGLPLDFLDRVVIVSTQPYSADEIRQILAIRAQEEEIDVSPDALALLTKIGEESNLRYASNIITTSHLLSQKRRAKEVSVDDVQRSFRLFYDPGRSVKFISDYEQRFIGDQGAVTFSAATNGDAMELS
- a CDS encoding uncharacterized protein (ID:PFLUO_000193-T1.cds;~source:funannotate), which encodes MDDYSTKEAVLQLGILDPIVAEILKASPITPIDYDTVTVEQMRQGLDVFEQTSYDACPTHGTQESTMTIPMRDGYESELRVIQPPSRPASGTPLVVLLYGGGFFLGTTLQFVPWGRAVAALHGATVVLPSYRLAPEHKFPIGAHDVSDTMKWLAANATSLGADLSQGFVLAGGSAGGNLAIVAAHRAVKEQLSPPLTGLFACLPVCMSEHNVPEKYKHLWLSREQNALGPNCTLKDIEVQGQLLEQDELSEDWSPFNSDASFAAMPPTYVQVCGKDTLRDDGLIYEKVLRDHGVRTKLDVYPGMPHGFFMAWAQLTQSLKANVDAIAGIGWLLGKDVDRNEVERVWNLKKPIYK
- a CDS encoding uncharacterized protein (ID:PFLUO_000194-T1.cds;~source:funannotate), which translates into the protein MASSLPRPKRAGEDFTRSHHGDEEDGPSGSKKPRFDLRNPSALAPDALDDDPTLDADEIGRRGQQVRRKAINLDGYDSDSENEGFSARIEEKAKRSRAKHDADDDDMFAELQEDFGAEEIDADEALRKNKKSVRFLRDDEIEGQVASSKGGGALHADLSKGADEIDEEEGDSESEVGEDERAQVDEEIDKELGAGAKKKHAPLLDAFNMRSEQEEGRFDETGNFVRKAADPDAVYDSWMEGVSNKEIRKAKEAAEKREAERKEKDRMDDSLLTSEILKTIITHLERGETILESLARLGKGLPRKPKWQAKKKRKPANGGTEDVEMTDEDPNAAARKKAIDDITGAADILMSRGQADIYDTERELLTRQYRNETGEEWVDSPSAVAGDEAQQAPAMWEYRWADARDGGDAHGPYDSAMMQSWTSAGYFGEGVEFHRVGDTGPWSATVDFV